The following coding sequences are from one Diospyros lotus cultivar Yz01 chromosome 7, ASM1463336v1, whole genome shotgun sequence window:
- the LOC127805955 gene encoding uncharacterized protein LOC127805955, translated as MGASLSAPSTNPDDARAQQHADTGEAIQTPESNLPAPDQEEASDPVTQPVHSEEEEEGECGFCLFMKGGGCRDSFVAWENCVAEAENNEEDIVEKCFEVTGALKKCMEAHAEYYAPILRAEKAAEEEVVRELRKDEAEQSGSSSERR; from the coding sequence ATGGGAGCTTCTCTGTCCGCGCCTTCAACAAACCCTGACGACGCCCGCGCTCAGCAACACGCCGACACCGGAGAAGCTATACAGACGCCAGAATCAAACCTACCCGCACCAGATCAAGAAGAAGCGTCAGATCCGGTAACGCAACCCGTCCAttcagaagaagaggaagaaggagaatgCGGCTTTTGCCTCTTCATGAAGGGTGGCGGATGCCGAGACAGCTTCGTTGCGTGGGAGAATTGCGTTGCGGAAGCCGAGAATAACGAGGAGGACATCGTCGAAAAGTGTTTTGAGGTCACCGGCGCTCTGAAGAAGTGCATGGAGGCCCACGCCGAATACTACGCCCCGATCCTCCGAGCAGAGAAGGCCGCCGAGGAGGAGGTCGTCAGGGAATTGCGCAAAGACGAAGCTGAACAATCTGGATCGTCTTCGGAAAGAAGATAA